One window from the genome of Chrysemys picta bellii isolate R12L10 chromosome 15, ASM1138683v2, whole genome shotgun sequence encodes:
- the CCDC92 gene encoding coiled-coil domain-containing protein 92 isoform X3, whose product MSGWQLQTWRTSCTVPRRICCFSSGNMPTHSKVCTLRFDDCNSIAQLSFLDLTYELTLKSSDLAENGNSRSDELKRKCEALEAQLKVKEAENNELLKELEQKTAMIMVLENTIKEREKKYLEELKMKSHKLNMLSSELEQRASTIAYLTSQLHATKKKLMSSSGTSDATPSGSPVLSNYKPAPPKDKLPETPRRRMKKSLSTPLNPEFEEAYRLGSDSRKLLLREPVDAMPDPTPFLLARETAEIHLIKERPLVIPPIASERTSGQSHSPAKEKQHKAHIGVAHRIHHVATSQPQPEVETLAVDQVNGSKVVRKHSGTDRTV is encoded by the exons ATGTCAGGATGGCAGCTTCAAACCTGGAGAACCAGTTGCACAGTGCCCAGAAGAATCTGTTGTTTCTCCAGCGGGAACATGCCAACACACTCAAAGGTTTGCACGCTGAGATTCGACGACTGCAACAGCATTGCACAG CTTTCTTTTTTAGATTTGACCTATGAGCTGACTCTGAAAAGTTCGGACCTGGCAG AAAATGGTAATTCAAGAAGCGATGAACTCAAAAGAAAATGTGAAGCACTTGAAGCTCAGCTGAAAGTCAAAGAGGCTGAAAATAATGAATTATTAAAGGAACTGGAACAAAAGACTGCAATGATAATGGTGCTGGAAAACACcatcaaagaaagagaaaagaaatatttagaaGAGTTAAAAATGAAAAGCCATAAGCTAAATATGCTGTCAAGTGAACTAGAGCAGCGAGCAAGCACTATTGCATATCTAACTTCACAACTGCATGCTACCAAGAAAAAGCTTATGAGTTCAAGTGGGACTTCTGATGCCACCCCATCTGGAAGTCCAGTATTGTCCAACTACAAGCCAGCTCCTCCCAAAGATAAGCTACCTGAGACTCCCCGACGCAGAATGAAAAAGAGTCTGTCAACACCACTAAACCCGGAGTTTGAAGAGGCCTATAGATTAGGATCGGATAGTCGAAAGCTGCTGTTGCGAGAGCCTGTTGATGCTATGCCTGATCCCACTCCATTTTTATTGGCCAGGGAAACTGCAGAGATCCACCTGATCAAAGAGAGGCCTTTAGTTATTCCACCCATTGCTTCAGAACGCACATCAGGCCAATCACACAGTCCAGCAAAAGAGAAGCAGCACAAGGCACATATTGGTGTGGCACATCGAATTCACCATGTAGCAACATCCCAGCCTCAGCCTGAGGTTGAAACATTAGCAGTGGATCAGGTCAATGGAAGTAAAGTGGTCCGAAAGCATTCAGGGACAGACAGAACTGTATAA
- the CCDC92 gene encoding coiled-coil domain-containing protein 92 isoform X1: MIYGLPTKVITHNIWFLDVRMAASNLENQLHSAQKNLLFLQREHANTLKGLHAEIRRLQQHCTDLTYELTLKSSDLAENGNSRSDELKRKCEALEAQLKVKEAENNELLKELEQKTAMIMVLENTIKEREKKYLEELKMKSHKLNMLSSELEQRASTIAYLTSQLHATKKKLMSSSGTSDATPSGSPVLSNYKPAPPKDKLPETPRRRMKKSLSTPLNPEFEEAYRLGSDSRKLLLREPVDAMPDPTPFLLARETAEIHLIKERPLVIPPIASERTSGQSHSPAKEKQHKAHIGVAHRIHHVATSQPQPEVETLAVDQVNGSKVVRKHSGTDRTV, translated from the exons GTTCCTAGATGTCAGGATGGCAGCTTCAAACCTGGAGAACCAGTTGCACAGTGCCCAGAAGAATCTGTTGTTTCTCCAGCGGGAACATGCCAACACACTCAAAGGTTTGCACGCTGAGATTCGACGACTGCAACAGCATTGCACAG ATTTGACCTATGAGCTGACTCTGAAAAGTTCGGACCTGGCAG AAAATGGTAATTCAAGAAGCGATGAACTCAAAAGAAAATGTGAAGCACTTGAAGCTCAGCTGAAAGTCAAAGAGGCTGAAAATAATGAATTATTAAAGGAACTGGAACAAAAGACTGCAATGATAATGGTGCTGGAAAACACcatcaaagaaagagaaaagaaatatttagaaGAGTTAAAAATGAAAAGCCATAAGCTAAATATGCTGTCAAGTGAACTAGAGCAGCGAGCAAGCACTATTGCATATCTAACTTCACAACTGCATGCTACCAAGAAAAAGCTTATGAGTTCAAGTGGGACTTCTGATGCCACCCCATCTGGAAGTCCAGTATTGTCCAACTACAAGCCAGCTCCTCCCAAAGATAAGCTACCTGAGACTCCCCGACGCAGAATGAAAAAGAGTCTGTCAACACCACTAAACCCGGAGTTTGAAGAGGCCTATAGATTAGGATCGGATAGTCGAAAGCTGCTGTTGCGAGAGCCTGTTGATGCTATGCCTGATCCCACTCCATTTTTATTGGCCAGGGAAACTGCAGAGATCCACCTGATCAAAGAGAGGCCTTTAGTTATTCCACCCATTGCTTCAGAACGCACATCAGGCCAATCACACAGTCCAGCAAAAGAGAAGCAGCACAAGGCACATATTGGTGTGGCACATCGAATTCACCATGTAGCAACATCCCAGCCTCAGCCTGAGGTTGAAACATTAGCAGTGGATCAGGTCAATGGAAGTAAAGTGGTCCGAAAGCATTCAGGGACAGACAGAACTGTATAA
- the CCDC92 gene encoding coiled-coil domain-containing protein 92 isoform X2, translating into MAASNLENQLHSAQKNLLFLQREHANTLKGLHAEIRRLQQHCTDLTYELTLKSSDLAENGNSRSDELKRKCEALEAQLKVKEAENNELLKELEQKTAMIMVLENTIKEREKKYLEELKMKSHKLNMLSSELEQRASTIAYLTSQLHATKKKLMSSSGTSDATPSGSPVLSNYKPAPPKDKLPETPRRRMKKSLSTPLNPEFEEAYRLGSDSRKLLLREPVDAMPDPTPFLLARETAEIHLIKERPLVIPPIASERTSGQSHSPAKEKQHKAHIGVAHRIHHVATSQPQPEVETLAVDQVNGSKVVRKHSGTDRTV; encoded by the exons ATGGCAGCTTCAAACCTGGAGAACCAGTTGCACAGTGCCCAGAAGAATCTGTTGTTTCTCCAGCGGGAACATGCCAACACACTCAAAGGTTTGCACGCTGAGATTCGACGACTGCAACAGCATTGCACAG ATTTGACCTATGAGCTGACTCTGAAAAGTTCGGACCTGGCAG AAAATGGTAATTCAAGAAGCGATGAACTCAAAAGAAAATGTGAAGCACTTGAAGCTCAGCTGAAAGTCAAAGAGGCTGAAAATAATGAATTATTAAAGGAACTGGAACAAAAGACTGCAATGATAATGGTGCTGGAAAACACcatcaaagaaagagaaaagaaatatttagaaGAGTTAAAAATGAAAAGCCATAAGCTAAATATGCTGTCAAGTGAACTAGAGCAGCGAGCAAGCACTATTGCATATCTAACTTCACAACTGCATGCTACCAAGAAAAAGCTTATGAGTTCAAGTGGGACTTCTGATGCCACCCCATCTGGAAGTCCAGTATTGTCCAACTACAAGCCAGCTCCTCCCAAAGATAAGCTACCTGAGACTCCCCGACGCAGAATGAAAAAGAGTCTGTCAACACCACTAAACCCGGAGTTTGAAGAGGCCTATAGATTAGGATCGGATAGTCGAAAGCTGCTGTTGCGAGAGCCTGTTGATGCTATGCCTGATCCCACTCCATTTTTATTGGCCAGGGAAACTGCAGAGATCCACCTGATCAAAGAGAGGCCTTTAGTTATTCCACCCATTGCTTCAGAACGCACATCAGGCCAATCACACAGTCCAGCAAAAGAGAAGCAGCACAAGGCACATATTGGTGTGGCACATCGAATTCACCATGTAGCAACATCCCAGCCTCAGCCTGAGGTTGAAACATTAGCAGTGGATCAGGTCAATGGAAGTAAAGTGGTCCGAAAGCATTCAGGGACAGACAGAACTGTATAA